Below is a genomic region from Caulobacter rhizosphaerae.
GCGACCTGCCGACCGCCTTGGACGCGGTCTGCATGAGTTCGACCCAGCCATAACCCTCCGGACGGTTGTCGGACAAGCTGAGCAACCCGGGGCGCGGCGTTTTGACCAGGGCCGCGATCTTCGCCGCGGCGTCGTCGACATGGATCCAGGCCATGCGGGTTTTTGGGCTCAAAACCGGTAAAAACGCCGATTCCGAAGCCATTTTGAACAGTCTGAGGGTCTCGACATCGCCCGGTCCGTAGATGGCCGGCGGGCGAATGATGGTCAGATCACCGCCAAAAATCTCGCGAGCTGCGTCTTCTCCGCCACGCTTGCTGCCGGCGTAGTCGGACAATTCCGGCTCGCGCGCGGCCAGGCTGGAGATCAGGATGAGTCGCGCCCCGGCTGTCCTGGCCGCCTGGGCGACTCGCCGCGAGCCCTCGACATTGGCCCGGTCGAAGGCGGCGCGGTCCCGCGCCTTGATCAGGCCCGCCACGTGGACGACGGTCTGGGCGCCGTCGCAGAGCGTGGCCAGGGCGCCGGCGTTGGCCAGGTCGCCGATCACCAGCTGCGGTTCGAGGCCCGCCCAGGCCGGGTCGGTGATGTCGCGCCGGGCCAGGACCCGGACGGTCCAGCCTTGCTCGGCCAGGACCCTGACGAGACGGCGGCCCAGGAAGCCCGTGGCGCCGGTGACGGCGACCACCGGACCGGCCCGGGCGTCGATCACGTCAGGGACGCTCGCCATAGGCGCCGGCCAGATAGGCGGTCTTGGCCTTGGAGCGGCTGAGCTTGCCCGACGAGGTCTGGGGCAGGGCGTGGGCGCCGACCAGTTGGACCTGGGCCTCGACCTGGTGGCGCAGGCGCAGGACCCCGGCGATCTTCTCGACCAGGGCCGCGCGCGTGTCGGCGTCGCCGCCGCGCGCCTGGACCAGCACCACCACGGTTTCCTCACCGTCGCCGGGGACCGAGAAGGCCGCCACGTCGCCGCTGCGCAGGCCGTCGATCTCGGCCTCGGCGGTCCATTCCAGGTCCTGCGGCCAGATGTTGCGGCCGTTGAGGATGATCAGGTCCTTGCCGCGGCCGGTGATGACGATCTCGCCGTCGACGAGGTAGCCGAGGTCGCCGGTGTCCAGCCAACCGTCGGCCGACAGCACGCGGGCGGTCTCCTCCGGCTGCTCGAAATAGTCTCGCATCAGGCTGGGGCCGCGGGCGAAGATGCGGCCCACGCCGCGCTCGGGCAGCACGGCGCCGTTTTCGTCGCGCACTTCCAACTGGTGCCCCGGCAGCGCCGGACCGTTGCGGGCGAATTCCCGCGAGCGCTCGGTGTCCTCGGTGACGACGGCCTCGTGCTGCTCCAGGCGCTCGACGTCCAGCCGCTCGGTCTTCAGGCCGCCGCCCAACGGGGCCATCGACAGGGCCAGGGTCGCCTCGGCCATGCCGTAGCTGGCCACGAAGGCCTTGTCCGAGAAGCCGACGCTGGCGAACCGCTCGGCGAAGGCGCGCAAGGGGCCGGTGCGGATCATGTCGCCGCCCAGGCCGGCGCTGCGCCACTTGGACAGGTCCAGGTGCTCGATCGAGGCCACCTCGGCCCGGCGGGCGCACAGCTCGTAGCCGAAGGTCGGGCTATAGGAGATGGTGCCGCCGTTCTTGGTGATCAGGTCCAGCC
It encodes:
- a CDS encoding fatty acyl-AMP ligase; protein product: MITPTSSSRTVRFADFPTLTAALDFAAAGETGINLYSLRGELVEALPYARLREQALELAPRLLATGARPGSSVGLIADTEADFVRAFFACQYAGLVPAPLPLPAPLGGRDAYVEQIARMLDSAHAKVLIGPAGMKDWVAEVAAKAPLNFAGALADLPDSKGDALPDVAPDNTCYLQFSSGSTRFPTGVVVTHRALMANAVAITRDGLQVRPTDRAVSWLPLYHDMGLIGFLLSPMTSQMSVDLLPTGAFVRRPLLWLDLITKNGGTISYSPTFGYELCARRAEVASIEHLDLSKWRSAGLGGDMIRTGPLRAFAERFASVGFSDKAFVASYGMAEATLALSMAPLGGGLKTERLDVERLEQHEAVVTEDTERSREFARNGPALPGHQLEVRDENGAVLPERGVGRIFARGPSLMRDYFEQPEETARVLSADGWLDTGDLGYLVDGEIVITGRGKDLIILNGRNIWPQDLEWTAEAEIDGLRSGDVAAFSVPGDGEETVVVLVQARGGDADTRAALVEKIAGVLRLRHQVEAQVQLVGAHALPQTSSGKLSRSKAKTAYLAGAYGERP
- a CDS encoding NAD-dependent epimerase/dehydratase family protein — translated: MASVPDVIDARAGPVVAVTGATGFLGRRLVRVLAEQGWTVRVLARRDITDPAWAGLEPQLVIGDLANAGALATLCDGAQTVVHVAGLIKARDRAAFDRANVEGSRRVAQAARTAGARLILISSLAAREPELSDYAGSKRGGEDAAREIFGGDLTIIRPPAIYGPGDVETLRLFKMASESAFLPVLSPKTRMAWIHVDDAAAKIAALVKTPRPGLLSLSDNRPEGYGWVELMQTASKAVGRSPRLVRVPSGAIKALAVLSKWASFVTGKDTILTPGKARELLHADWGLSSNDPIPDFPPVSYSLQAGFAQSVRWYRSEGWLKDKKSRK